Proteins from a single region of Candidatus Saccharibacteria bacterium:
- a CDS encoding DUF2797 domain-containing protein yields the protein MAEVGTYLLTNVGFDRSQTPCISLQKDGEYIDISPLGKTLTLRFDTSSRFCVGWRDITTGERFTCPDNQTVESKYEQCSACQKRTGFNPAFYNATSVSDQQEARNLEPHLLYLAHFGQGTVKVGISHAARGNSRLLEQGARSAIILETFPSAHIARQYEAKIAALPGIAETIQLRKKIASLSQPYDTKAAATELLTVKDGIEKTIGSKFQQDNILHLDDIFFPSGKPALSDAYDCTEHSFVSGKVTGMLGSVLFCDHQDTPVFLPLKKLVGYPVTISESETTIPMPARQISLF from the coding sequence ATGGCAGAGGTGGGAACGTATCTGCTGACAAACGTGGGATTCGACCGGAGTCAAACGCCTTGCATTTCTTTACAAAAGGATGGCGAATACATAGACATATCGCCCCTGGGCAAAACACTAACGCTGCGGTTTGATACAAGCAGTCGGTTTTGCGTGGGATGGCGGGATATAACGACCGGCGAGCGGTTTACATGCCCAGACAATCAAACAGTTGAAAGTAAATACGAACAGTGTTCGGCGTGTCAAAAGCGCACCGGATTCAACCCGGCATTTTACAATGCCACAAGCGTATCCGACCAGCAAGAGGCAAGAAACCTTGAGCCACACCTTTTGTACCTTGCACACTTTGGGCAAGGTACGGTAAAGGTGGGAATCTCACACGCAGCCAGGGGCAATTCGCGCCTTCTCGAACAAGGTGCGAGGTCGGCAATTATTCTCGAAACGTTTCCAAGCGCGCATATCGCACGCCAGTACGAAGCCAAAATTGCCGCACTACCAGGAATAGCCGAGACTATTCAACTGCGTAAAAAGATCGCCTCGCTTTCACAACCATACGACACCAAAGCCGCAGCGACCGAGCTTTTAACCGTCAAGGACGGAATCGAAAAAACAATCGGATCGAAGTTTCAACAAGACAATATTCTTCACCTCGACGACATATTTTTTCCAAGCGGAAAACCCGCCCTCAGCGATGCCTACGACTGCACCGAACACAGCTTCGTTTCTGGAAAAGTCACTGGCATGCTTGGCTCTGTATTGTTCTGCGATCATCAAGACACGCCTGTTTTTCTTCCCCTTAAAAAGTTAGTGGGGTATCCAGTTACCATTTCAGAAAGTGAAACGACAATCCCAATGCCCGCACGGCAAATATCCCTATTCTAA
- the dnaB gene encoding replicative DNA helicase encodes MSAREVPAGKIPPQNIDAEKSLLGAVLIDEETLADISEHVTPKDFYDKRHAAIFGGMMRLFEHHRPVDLLTLTDELKKKDELDLVGGAAYLTELTNYVPTAAHAEAYAEMVAQKAVRRRLIKASSEISELGFDEDTTTQELLEKAEAELFSVSDQSLKQDLTSIETILTDSFDRMEELHRNKGALRGVRTGWRDLDNMTAGLQRSDLIILAARPAMGKTTLVTNLAYNVATVAKQSVLFFSLEMSKEQLVDRMLADASGVDAWNIRTGNLSDDDFSKLSEAMGEMAEAPIYLDDTPGLSVLEMRTKARRAAHDAPLGLIIIDYLQLMQGSGRDNGNRVQEVSEISRGLKLIARELNVPVIALSQLSRSVENRSPQIPQLADLRESGSIEQDADIVMFIYREAYYNPETERENITDLIIAKHRNGPVGKVELYFHPERLRFMSLDKRHDQ; translated from the coding sequence ATGTCTGCAAGAGAAGTGCCCGCCGGAAAAATTCCACCACAAAATATCGACGCCGAGAAAAGTTTGCTCGGTGCGGTTTTAATTGACGAAGAAACGCTTGCCGATATATCAGAACACGTCACCCCAAAAGACTTTTACGACAAACGTCACGCCGCAATTTTTGGCGGCATGATGCGACTATTCGAGCATCACCGCCCCGTCGACCTACTAACACTTACCGATGAGCTAAAGAAAAAAGACGAACTAGATCTTGTTGGCGGCGCCGCGTACCTTACGGAGCTAACAAATTATGTTCCAACCGCCGCTCACGCCGAAGCGTACGCAGAAATGGTAGCGCAAAAGGCCGTTCGCCGGCGCCTTATTAAGGCAAGTTCCGAGATATCAGAGCTTGGGTTTGATGAGGACACGACAACCCAAGAACTGTTAGAAAAGGCCGAGGCCGAATTATTTAGCGTGAGCGACCAATCACTCAAGCAAGACCTTACGAGCATCGAAACGATTCTTACCGATAGCTTTGACCGCATGGAAGAGCTTCATCGCAATAAAGGGGCGCTTCGTGGCGTGCGTACGGGCTGGCGCGATCTCGACAACATGACAGCAGGTCTGCAGCGGAGCGACCTTATTATCCTTGCTGCGCGTCCTGCCATGGGTAAGACAACCCTCGTAACGAACCTCGCGTATAACGTTGCGACCGTTGCCAAGCAATCGGTGTTGTTCTTTAGCCTCGAGATGAGCAAGGAACAGTTGGTTGACCGTATGCTTGCCGACGCCAGCGGTGTCGACGCCTGGAATATCCGCACGGGTAACCTTAGCGACGACGACTTTAGTAAACTGAGCGAGGCCATGGGAGAAATGGCCGAAGCGCCAATTTACCTCGACGACACACCAGGTCTTTCTGTGCTCGAAATGCGCACAAAGGCTCGTCGCGCCGCGCACGATGCGCCACTTGGTCTTATTATTATCGACTACCTTCAGCTTATGCAGGGAAGTGGCCGCGACAACGGCAACCGCGTGCAAGAGGTGAGCGAGATTTCGCGTGGCCTTAAACTTATTGCCCGCGAGCTTAATGTGCCCGTTATCGCACTGAGTCAGCTTAGTCGATCCGTCGAAAACCGAAGCCCGCAAATTCCACAGCTTGCCGACCTGCGCGAATCGGGATCGATCGAGCAGGATGCCGACATCGTTATGTTTATTTACCGCGAAGCATATTACAACCCCGAGACTGAGCGCGAAAATATCACCGACCTTATCATTGCAAAGCATCGTAACGGCCCCGTTGGCAAGGTAGAGCTCTACTTCCACCCTGAGCGCCTGCGATTTATGTCGTTAGATAAACGCCACGACCAATAA
- the dnaX gene encoding DNA polymerase III subunit gamma/tau has protein sequence MSKALYRKYRSKSLSEVMGQSHVTNVLARSLEQGRVAHAYLLTGPRGVGKTSIARILAYEINKLPYDETATHLDIIEIDAASNNGVEDVRDLREKVQIAPVSATKKVYIIDEVHMLSKAAFNALLKTLEEPPEHAVFILATTDVDKLPATIISRTQRFSLRAISQKDAIDHLRHIATGEKIKIDDGALELIATRGDGSFRDSISLLDQLRSLADSKEGITRKLVEDSLGLAPADHVDKLLAAYEAKDLKVIVDLLDESDKSGIQPSVLVSQLIQTVRSTIAEKPQFITLLDQLLEVAKSSQPNIKLLTVLAAHTVRPKVAALAAPPLEVSAPIAELEKQATKPAPKIVSQTPISHKSPAKPAAPATQKQTPAKQDAPTPMGTGNDLNWEQLLEYAHQNFVAIYSVLSKCSYERSDDTLVLYTGNAFYKKKLDDAKHRGNLFKALAETGAGGMTIETIGTPPPPKDSTAAAVAAIMGGGEEVNVAE, from the coding sequence ATGTCCAAGGCGTTGTATCGTAAATATCGCAGTAAATCGCTGAGCGAAGTCATGGGGCAGTCCCATGTTACTAATGTTTTAGCGCGCAGCCTCGAACAAGGGCGCGTTGCTCATGCCTACTTGCTTACCGGACCACGTGGCGTTGGCAAAACCTCAATTGCAAGAATCCTAGCCTACGAAATAAACAAATTACCGTACGACGAAACGGCGACTCATCTTGACATTATAGAAATAGATGCCGCAAGCAATAATGGCGTCGAGGATGTCCGCGACCTTCGCGAAAAAGTGCAAATCGCCCCTGTTTCGGCAACCAAAAAGGTGTATATTATCGACGAGGTTCACATGCTTTCCAAAGCGGCATTCAACGCACTTCTAAAAACGCTTGAAGAACCGCCAGAACATGCCGTATTTATTTTAGCAACCACCGATGTCGATAAGCTGCCCGCTACAATTATTAGCCGCACCCAGCGTTTTAGCCTTCGCGCAATTTCGCAAAAAGACGCGATCGACCACCTTCGGCACATCGCTACCGGAGAAAAAATCAAAATCGACGACGGCGCACTTGAACTTATCGCCACGCGCGGAGACGGTAGTTTTCGCGACAGCATTAGCTTACTCGACCAACTTCGCAGCCTAGCAGATAGTAAAGAGGGAATTACACGAAAGTTAGTTGAAGATTCTCTCGGTCTGGCTCCCGCCGACCATGTCGATAAACTTTTAGCCGCCTACGAAGCCAAGGACCTTAAAGTGATCGTTGACCTGCTCGACGAAAGCGACAAAAGCGGCATTCAGCCAAGTGTTCTTGTAAGTCAGTTGATTCAGACAGTGCGTTCCACTATCGCCGAAAAGCCTCAGTTCATTACGCTTCTTGATCAGCTGCTTGAAGTTGCGAAATCATCACAGCCGAACATTAAGCTCCTTACCGTACTAGCGGCACATACTGTCAGGCCAAAGGTCGCCGCACTAGCAGCGCCGCCGCTCGAAGTAAGCGCACCAATTGCCGAACTTGAAAAACAGGCGACAAAGCCGGCTCCAAAAATTGTTTCGCAAACCCCGATAAGCCACAAATCGCCAGCTAAACCAGCGGCACCGGCCACCCAAAAACAGACGCCCGCCAAACAAGACGCCCCGACACCAATGGGAACGGGCAATGATCTAAATTGGGAGCAACTCCTTGAGTATGCACATCAAAACTTCGTTGCAATATATAGCGTTCTCTCAAAGTGCAGCTATGAACGAAGCGATGACACACTGGTTCTTTACACCGGAAACGCCTTCTACAAAAAGAAGCTCGACGACGCCAAACATAGAGGCAATCTTTTTAAGGCCCTCGCCGAAACAGGCGCTGGCGGCATGACAATCGAAACAATAGGAACGCCACCACCGCCAAAAGATAGCACTGCAGCGGCTGTTGCTGCTATTATGGGTGGAGGAGAAGAGGTGAACGTCGCCGAGTAG